The following proteins are co-located in the Dietzia timorensis genome:
- the rplS gene encoding 50S ribosomal protein L19, producing the protein MNTLDFIDKASMRDDIPSFRAGDTVEVHVKVIEGTKERVQVFKGVVIRRQGGGVRETFTARKISFGVGVERTFPVHSPNVDKIEVVTRGDVRRAKLYYLRALRGKAARIKEKR; encoded by the coding sequence ATGAACACTTTGGATTTTATCGACAAGGCCTCGATGCGAGACGACATTCCGTCGTTCCGCGCTGGTGACACGGTCGAGGTGCACGTCAAGGTTATCGAGGGCACCAAGGAGCGTGTGCAGGTCTTCAAGGGCGTCGTGATCCGTCGCCAGGGCGGCGGCGTCCGCGAGACCTTCACCGCTCGCAAGATCTCCTTCGGCGTGGGCGTGGAGCGTACCTTCCCGGTGCACTCCCCGAACGTCGATAAGATCGAGGTCGTTACCCGCGGCGATGTTCGCCGCGCGAAGCTGTACTACCTGCGCGCACTTCGTGGCAAGGCTGCACGAATCAAGGAAAAGCGCTAG
- the rimM gene encoding ribosome maturation factor RimM (Essential for efficient processing of 16S rRNA), translating to MELVVGRIVKSHGIRGEVVVDIRTDSPEERFAKGSALATRTRRSKGSSVPETLNVEAARNHSGRLLVRFAGVGSRDDADALRGVELLVDSDSFEPLDDDDEFYDHQLEGLDVRVENTGAASIGQVSEVLHTPAGEVLSITTLADGPHAGREVLVPFIEQFVPTVDLAAGTVVITPPDGLLDITGGTDGAAADDRQE from the coding sequence ATGGAACTCGTCGTCGGCAGGATCGTCAAATCCCACGGAATCCGGGGCGAAGTCGTCGTAGATATTCGCACCGACTCCCCGGAGGAGCGGTTCGCCAAGGGCTCCGCTCTGGCCACGCGCACCCGCAGGTCCAAGGGCTCCAGCGTGCCCGAAACGCTGAACGTCGAGGCCGCCCGGAATCATTCCGGGCGGCTTCTCGTGCGCTTTGCAGGGGTCGGCTCGCGGGACGACGCCGACGCGCTTCGCGGTGTCGAGCTGCTCGTCGACTCCGACTCGTTCGAGCCGCTCGACGATGACGATGAGTTCTACGACCACCAGCTCGAAGGTCTCGACGTGCGCGTCGAGAACACCGGCGCCGCCTCTATCGGGCAGGTGAGCGAAGTGCTCCACACTCCTGCCGGTGAGGTGTTGTCGATCACGACGCTTGCCGATGGCCCGCACGCAGGGCGCGAGGTCCTCGTCCCGTTTATCGAGCAGTTCGTACCGACCGTCGACCTCGCCGCCGGCACCGTGGTCATTACCCCGCCCGACGGGCTTCTCGACATCACCGGCGGCACGGACGGCGCTGCCGCCGACGATCGCCAGGAATAG
- the lepB gene encoding signal peptidase I — translation MTHASSQNGAAGGNNPRSASSHRADSGGSRFRNPDGSRPWYIEIPMLIIIALIISFLVQTFVGRVYRIPSESMEPTLIGCEGCNGDRIVVDKITYRFNDPRPGDVVVFKGSESWNEGYESQRSDNPALRALQNAGSVVGLMPPDENNLVKRIIAVGGQTVGGCSPTGDLLVDGQPLKEDGYINNPAESKKNPMNCNFGPVEVPEGNVWVMGDNRSNSADSRYHMGDQYQGTVPESDIVGKVRWVILPFSRIGGVDSPDLMSISGIDAPE, via the coding sequence GTGACCCACGCTAGTTCTCAAAATGGTGCCGCCGGAGGCAACAACCCTCGATCGGCGTCGTCTCACCGCGCCGATTCCGGTGGAAGCCGTTTCCGCAATCCGGACGGCTCTCGCCCCTGGTACATCGAAATCCCGATGTTGATCATCATTGCGTTGATCATCAGCTTCCTCGTCCAGACGTTCGTTGGGCGTGTCTACCGGATCCCGAGTGAGTCGATGGAGCCCACGCTCATCGGCTGCGAGGGCTGCAATGGGGATCGCATCGTGGTGGACAAGATCACCTACCGCTTTAACGACCCGCGCCCGGGCGACGTAGTCGTGTTCAAGGGCTCGGAATCGTGGAATGAGGGATACGAATCGCAGCGCTCGGACAACCCCGCGCTGCGCGCCCTTCAGAATGCCGGCAGCGTGGTGGGTCTCATGCCGCCGGACGAGAACAATCTCGTCAAGCGAATCATCGCTGTCGGCGGACAGACCGTCGGCGGCTGCAGCCCCACCGGGGATCTCCTGGTCGACGGGCAGCCGCTCAAGGAAGACGGCTACATCAATAATCCCGCCGAGAGTAAAAAGAACCCGATGAACTGCAACTTCGGTCCCGTCGAGGTGCCAGAGGGCAACGTGTGGGTGATGGGAGATAATCGTTCCAATTCCGCTGATTCCCGCTACCACATGGGCGATCAGTACCAGGGCACCGTTCCCGAGTCGGACATCGTCGGCAAGGTGCGCTGGGTCATCCTGCCGTTCTCTCGCATCGGCGGTGTGGACTCGCCGGATCTGATGAGCATCTCCGGCATCGACGCACCCGAGTAG
- the trmD gene encoding tRNA (guanosine(37)-N1)-methyltransferase TrmD produces MRIDALTIFPEYLEPLGTAILGRAQTKGLLEVGVHDLRNWTRDVHRSVDDTPFGGGPGMVMLPGVWWAGLSEVLGLPTSPQDSSETTPSDDVGRRPLLVVPTPAGRPFTQQLAEEFATRSHLVFACGRYEGIDQRVFDAAAEHVDVVEVSLGDYVLIGGEVAVLAISEAVVRLIPGVLGNQRSHEEDSFSDGLLEGPSYTRPEVWEGIAVPEVLKSGNHARIDRWRRDQSLLRTAERRPELLADVELDKADFAVLRSAGFGQLADDLAH; encoded by the coding sequence GTGCGCATCGATGCCCTGACGATCTTCCCCGAATACCTCGAACCTCTCGGCACCGCGATCCTCGGCCGCGCCCAAACCAAGGGCCTCCTCGAGGTCGGCGTCCACGACCTGCGCAACTGGACCCGCGACGTCCACCGCTCGGTCGACGACACCCCGTTTGGCGGCGGCCCAGGCATGGTCATGCTGCCCGGCGTGTGGTGGGCCGGACTGTCCGAAGTGCTGGGACTTCCGACGTCACCACAGGATTCTTCCGAAACTACCCCTTCCGATGACGTCGGACGCCGCCCGCTGCTCGTCGTCCCGACCCCGGCGGGCCGGCCGTTCACGCAGCAGCTGGCCGAGGAGTTCGCGACGCGTTCGCATCTCGTCTTCGCGTGCGGGCGCTACGAGGGGATCGATCAGCGCGTTTTCGATGCCGCCGCGGAACACGTAGACGTGGTCGAGGTTTCGCTCGGAGACTATGTGCTCATCGGGGGAGAGGTCGCCGTGCTCGCGATCTCGGAGGCGGTCGTGCGCCTCATCCCCGGAGTGCTCGGAAACCAGCGCAGCCACGAGGAGGACTCGTTCTCTGACGGCCTGCTCGAAGGCCCGTCCTACACCCGCCCCGAGGTGTGGGAGGGAATCGCAGTGCCGGAGGTGCTGAAATCGGGCAATCACGCTCGTATCGACCGGTGGCGCCGCGACCAGTCGCTGTTGCGCACTGCCGAGCGGCGGCCCGAGCTTCTCGCGGACGTGGAACTCGACAAGGCCGACTTTGCGGTGCTCCGTTCGGCCGGATTTGGCCAGCTCGCAGACGACCTGGCACACTAG
- a CDS encoding YifB family Mg chelatase-like AAA ATPase: MGIGYSRGVAVVGVGGHLVDVEVDSGNGLPATHIVGAGDAALHEARERVRAAIVNSGYPYPPGKVVVSLSPASLRKTGSGFDLAIVAAVLSSRGIIPSSALTGVALVGELALDGRVRPVRGVLPAVLAARDAGLSAVLVSSGNLAEARLVGGIASIGLRTLEDLRDYCLGLELPEYPVPEPDGTNSNCAVADLADVRGQPEARRAVEIAAAGGHNLLLLGPPGTGKTMLARRLPGLLPDLSERDALSTTAVHSVSGALGEGRSPLVSRPPFVAPHHTASMNALVGGGHGLARPGAVSLAHNGVLFLDEAPEFAARTLDALRTPLEEGAVRIARRDGVTEFPARFQLVMAANECPCGAAEAARCSCPSALRRRYMAKLSGPLRDRLDICVRTSPVGVRLLSDTEQESTATVRERVHRAIDCATARRIAGHEGDTAAKVEDSLSRTAMTPLKRGLVRGAISARGARRCLRLAWTLADIDGSTSPTQHHVLEAMTLRGDEI, encoded by the coding sequence ATGGGTATCGGTTACTCTCGCGGCGTCGCGGTCGTCGGCGTTGGCGGGCACCTGGTCGACGTAGAGGTCGATTCCGGCAACGGGCTGCCGGCCACACACATCGTCGGCGCAGGTGACGCAGCGCTTCACGAAGCCCGTGAGCGCGTCCGGGCGGCAATCGTCAACAGCGGCTACCCGTATCCACCTGGCAAGGTCGTTGTCTCCTTGTCACCCGCGTCGCTGCGCAAGACCGGCAGCGGTTTCGACCTCGCGATCGTCGCGGCGGTGCTGTCCTCACGCGGCATCATCCCCTCGTCGGCGCTCACTGGTGTCGCGCTCGTCGGTGAACTCGCGCTCGACGGCCGCGTCCGTCCCGTGCGCGGCGTTCTTCCCGCAGTGCTCGCCGCCCGCGATGCGGGCTTGTCGGCGGTGCTCGTTTCGTCCGGCAATCTCGCCGAGGCGCGGCTCGTGGGCGGGATCGCGTCGATCGGACTACGCACACTCGAGGACCTCCGCGACTACTGCCTGGGGCTCGAGCTACCCGAGTACCCGGTGCCGGAACCCGACGGCACGAATAGCAACTGCGCGGTCGCGGACCTCGCCGATGTGCGAGGGCAGCCCGAAGCACGGCGGGCTGTGGAGATCGCGGCCGCCGGCGGACACAACCTTCTCCTTCTAGGCCCTCCGGGCACGGGCAAGACGATGCTCGCACGGCGTCTTCCCGGCCTGCTTCCTGATCTGTCCGAACGCGACGCCCTGTCGACCACCGCGGTGCATTCGGTATCCGGGGCGTTGGGCGAGGGGCGGTCTCCGCTGGTGTCGCGTCCGCCATTTGTCGCGCCGCACCACACCGCGTCCATGAACGCGTTGGTCGGTGGCGGGCATGGGCTTGCTCGCCCGGGGGCGGTGTCTCTCGCGCACAACGGGGTGCTGTTTCTCGACGAGGCGCCGGAATTCGCCGCACGGACCCTCGACGCATTGCGCACGCCCCTGGAGGAAGGGGCGGTACGCATCGCGAGGCGCGACGGTGTGACGGAGTTCCCGGCCCGGTTCCAGCTCGTGATGGCAGCGAACGAATGTCCGTGCGGGGCGGCAGAGGCCGCCAGGTGTTCATGTCCATCAGCACTCAGGCGCCGTTACATGGCCAAGCTCTCGGGTCCACTGCGCGACCGGCTCGATATCTGCGTGCGGACCTCTCCGGTAGGCGTTCGGCTTCTATCCGATACCGAACAGGAATCGACGGCAACCGTCCGCGAGCGGGTGCACCGCGCAATCGACTGCGCGACCGCGCGCCGTATCGCCGGGCACGAGGGCGACACCGCGGCGAAGGTCGAGGACAGCCTCTCTCGCACGGCAATGACCCCGCTGAAGCGGGGACTCGTCAGGGGCGCGATCTCCGCGCGCGGCGCGCGCCGCTGCCTCCGGTTGGCGTGGACTCTCGCCGACATCGATGGATCTACCAGCCCCACACAACACCACGTCCTAGAAGCGATGACCCTGCGAGGAGACGAAATATGA
- a CDS encoding YraN family protein, producing the protein MADNSCAEDSFYFGRGIATKQPSRPTVLRDHPDVLGPDPLTLYMPWISRWKKESWPQTRSEVGRFGEDLVAELAEDLGFEVLGRNWRCPNGELDLIVRGADGVIRFVEVRTRTGPRYGSPAESVVPSKLARLRRLGGAWLAAHRDVHGEAAFDVVAVEKDGEDEAKLTWLWNVL; encoded by the coding sequence ATGGCCGATAATTCCTGCGCCGAAGACAGCTTCTACTTCGGTCGAGGCATCGCGACAAAGCAGCCGTCACGACCAACCGTGCTGCGCGATCACCCCGACGTGCTCGGGCCGGATCCACTCACGTTGTACATGCCGTGGATCTCGCGGTGGAAGAAGGAATCCTGGCCGCAAACCCGCTCGGAGGTCGGCCGCTTCGGGGAGGACCTCGTCGCCGAGCTGGCCGAAGATCTCGGCTTCGAGGTCCTTGGCCGGAACTGGCGGTGCCCGAACGGCGAGCTCGACCTCATCGTTCGCGGCGCGGACGGGGTGATCCGGTTCGTCGAAGTCCGTACGCGTACCGGGCCTCGGTACGGCTCGCCGGCCGAATCGGTGGTTCCCTCAAAACTCGCCCGCCTGCGCCGGCTCGGCGGTGCGTGGCTCGCCGCGCACCGCGACGTTCACGGCGAAGCGGCGTTCGACGTGGTTGCGGTCGAGAAGGATGGCGAGGACGAGGCGAAGCTCACCTGGCTCTGGAATGTGCTCTAG
- a CDS encoding DUF2469 domain-containing protein, which yields MSAEDLENYETEMELSLYKEYRDVVGQFTYVVETERRFYLANAVELIPRSADGEVYFDVRMSDAWVWDMYRPARFVKYVRVLSFKDVNIEEIEKPDLSLPE from the coding sequence ATGAGCGCCGAGGATCTTGAGAATTACGAGACCGAGATGGAGCTGTCGCTGTACAAGGAGTACCGCGATGTCGTCGGCCAGTTCACATATGTGGTCGAGACCGAGCGGCGCTTCTATCTCGCTAATGCGGTTGAGCTGATCCCGCGCTCTGCTGACGGAGAGGTCTACTTCGACGTGCGCATGTCCGATGCGTGGGTGTGGGACATGTACCGTCCCGCGCGCTTCGTCAAGTACGTGCGGGTGCTGTCGTTCAAGGACGTGAACATCGAGGAGATCGAAAAGCCTGATCTGTCGCTTCCCGAGTAG
- a CDS encoding IS30 family transposase, which yields MDQGWTAARAAREVGVNERTGRDWRQGIRRTRNTRIYPDGRVVDYRSGTVYKQTVTSATCVDAAASPVISTRYLSLDDRIAIADGLVVKDSMRTIAARIGKNVSSISREVREHSIAGRYLPHQAHRDAAAARVRPKRSKLVVNKVLRAAVEEGLSRKLSPEQISHRLRRDHPDDESMRVSHETIYQALYFQARGGLKKEVQHALRTGRTKRKPQRKEGERYQRFVDPMVMISDRPAEVDDRAVPGHWEGDLITGEQNKSAIGTLVERATRYTMLLHLPDGHDAEQVRDALITAIGDLPAHLRGSLTWDQGAELARHKQITVATDMQVYFCDPASPWQRGSNENTNGLLRQYFPKGTDLSVHSPTDLEHVAQELNGRPRKTLDWDTPAERLRDLITTN from the coding sequence ATGGATCAGGGTTGGACCGCAGCGCGCGCGGCCCGCGAGGTGGGAGTCAACGAGCGCACCGGCCGGGACTGGCGTCAGGGAATCCGGCGTACCCGCAACACGCGGATCTATCCGGACGGTCGGGTCGTGGATTATCGATCCGGCACGGTCTACAAACAAACCGTGACTAGTGCGACCTGCGTAGACGCCGCAGCATCTCCGGTGATCAGTACCCGTTACCTATCTCTCGATGACCGGATTGCGATCGCCGATGGGCTGGTGGTCAAGGATTCGATGCGCACGATCGCTGCCCGGATCGGCAAGAATGTCTCCAGCATCTCCCGCGAGGTACGCGAGCACAGCATCGCTGGCCGGTATCTGCCGCATCAGGCGCATCGCGATGCGGCGGCGGCGCGGGTGCGGCCGAAGCGGTCCAAACTGGTGGTGAACAAAGTCCTGCGGGCAGCGGTCGAGGAAGGCTTGTCGAGAAAACTTTCGCCGGAGCAGATCTCGCACCGTCTGCGGCGGGATCATCCCGACGACGAAAGCATGCGGGTGAGCCACGAAACGATCTATCAAGCGCTGTATTTCCAAGCCCGCGGCGGTCTGAAGAAGGAAGTGCAGCACGCACTCCGGACTGGGCGGACCAAGCGTAAGCCGCAGCGGAAAGAAGGTGAGCGGTATCAGCGGTTCGTCGACCCGATGGTAATGATCAGCGACCGTCCCGCCGAAGTGGACGACCGCGCTGTTCCCGGGCATTGGGAAGGGGATCTGATCACCGGTGAGCAGAACAAATCCGCGATCGGGACTCTCGTCGAGCGTGCCACCCGCTACACGATGTTGCTGCACCTGCCCGACGGGCACGACGCCGAACAGGTCCGCGACGCGCTCATCACCGCGATCGGTGATCTGCCCGCGCACCTACGCGGATCGCTGACCTGGGATCAAGGTGCCGAACTCGCCCGACACAAGCAGATCACGGTCGCCACCGACATGCAGGTCTACTTCTGCGACCCTGCCAGCCCCTGGCAGCGCGGAAGCAACGAGAACACCAACGGCCTGCTGCGGCAGTACTTCCCCAAGGGCACCGACCTGAGCGTTCACAGTCCTACCGATCTCGAGCACGTCGCCCAGGAACTCAACGGCCGTCCACGCAAAACGCTCGACTGGGATACCCCAGCCGAGCGTCTGCGTGATCTAATCACCACCAACTAA
- a CDS encoding ribonuclease HII, protein MREADPLHPPRARITRKDDVPGVESALYRRGLGSVAGVDEAGRGACAGPLVVAAVILGPKIPAALSGLDDSKKLSATRREALFDVIREKALSWSVIQIDPEIIDVEGVHHHNIAGMRRAVAGLDARPGYVLTDGFAVEGFGVPSLAVVGGDAAVPSISAASVLAKVTRDRFMVDLDTRYPGYGLAGHKGYGTAAHQDALARLGPSPQHRMSYANVQRAAALAAARGRGEADERRGS, encoded by the coding sequence GTGCGCGAAGCAGACCCGCTCCACCCGCCGCGCGCGCGAATCACCCGGAAGGACGATGTCCCGGGCGTCGAATCGGCGCTCTACCGGCGTGGCCTCGGCTCCGTTGCGGGCGTCGACGAAGCTGGCCGCGGGGCGTGCGCGGGCCCGTTAGTCGTTGCTGCGGTGATCCTCGGGCCGAAGATCCCCGCGGCCCTTTCGGGGCTCGACGACTCCAAAAAGCTCAGCGCCACCCGGCGCGAGGCTCTGTTCGACGTCATACGTGAAAAGGCTTTGTCCTGGTCCGTGATCCAGATCGATCCCGAGATTATCGATGTCGAGGGCGTCCACCACCACAACATCGCGGGGATGCGCCGGGCGGTCGCCGGCCTCGACGCCCGCCCGGGTTACGTGCTCACCGACGGTTTCGCGGTCGAAGGGTTCGGTGTGCCCTCGTTGGCGGTGGTCGGGGGAGATGCGGCGGTGCCATCTATCTCCGCCGCGAGTGTCCTCGCAAAGGTCACGCGAGATCGGTTTATGGTGGACCTCGACACTCGTTATCCCGGTTACGGGTTGGCCGGTCACAAGGGGTACGGCACGGCCGCACACCAGGACGCGTTGGCCCGGTTAGGGCCGAGTCCACAGCATCGAATGTCGTACGCGAATGTTCAGCGTGCTGCCGCCCTGGCGGCGGCGCGAGGTAGAGGAGAAGCCGATGAGCGCCGAGGATCTTGA